From the genome of Chania multitudinisentens RB-25, one region includes:
- a CDS encoding uracil-xanthine permease family protein, with protein sequence MSIQSAEPDAQQKASATVPHTSELIYHLEDRPPLPQTLFAAGQHLLAMFVAVITPALLICQALGLPAQDTQRIISMSLFASGLASILQIKTWGPVGSGLLSIQGTSFNFVSPLIMGGLALKNGGADVPTMMAALFGTLMVASCTEILLSRVLHLARRIITPLVSGIVVMIIGLSLIQVGLTSIGGGYAAMNDNTFGTPKNLFLAGVVLAVIILLNRQRNPYLRVASLVIAMAVGYLLAWGMGMLPETQPVINTAPIIIPAPLYYGLGFDWSLLLPLMLIFMVTSLETIGDITATSDVSEQPVSGPLYMNRLKGGVLANGLNSMLSAVFNTFPNSCFGQNNGVIQLTGVASRYVGFVVALMLIILGLFPAVAGIVQHIPEPVLGGATIVMFGTIAASGVRIVSRETLNRRAIMIMALSLAVGMGVSQQPLILQFAPDWLKTLLSSGIAAGGITAIMLNLLFPQEK encoded by the coding sequence ATGTCTATCCAATCCGCCGAGCCTGATGCCCAACAGAAAGCATCAGCAACCGTTCCGCATACCAGTGAACTGATTTATCACCTGGAAGATCGCCCGCCGTTGCCGCAAACCCTTTTTGCCGCTGGCCAGCATCTGCTGGCGATGTTTGTCGCCGTGATCACCCCGGCCCTGTTGATCTGCCAGGCACTTGGCCTGCCAGCGCAGGATACACAACGCATTATCAGTATGTCGTTGTTTGCTTCCGGTCTGGCCTCAATTCTGCAAATCAAAACCTGGGGCCCGGTGGGTTCTGGCTTATTGTCTATTCAGGGCACCAGCTTTAACTTTGTCTCACCGCTGATTATGGGCGGGCTGGCGCTGAAAAATGGCGGGGCCGATGTACCCACCATGATGGCTGCGCTGTTTGGCACACTGATGGTGGCTTCCTGTACCGAAATCTTGCTCTCAAGAGTGCTGCATCTGGCACGCCGTATTATTACGCCGCTGGTATCCGGGATTGTGGTGATGATCATCGGTTTGTCGCTGATTCAGGTCGGCCTGACCTCAATCGGCGGTGGCTATGCAGCCATGAATGATAATACCTTTGGTACACCGAAAAACCTGTTCCTGGCCGGTGTCGTTCTCGCGGTTATTATCTTGCTCAATCGCCAACGCAACCCTTACCTACGTGTCGCTTCACTGGTGATCGCCATGGCTGTCGGCTATCTGCTGGCCTGGGGGATGGGCATGCTGCCGGAAACCCAACCGGTCATCAATACTGCCCCGATCATTATCCCAGCACCGCTGTATTATGGCCTGGGTTTTGACTGGAGCCTACTGCTGCCACTGATGCTGATCTTTATGGTGACCTCGTTAGAAACTATCGGGGATATCACAGCCACTTCCGACGTTTCCGAACAGCCGGTCAGCGGCCCACTGTATATGAATCGTCTCAAAGGTGGCGTACTGGCTAACGGCCTTAATTCTATGCTGTCTGCCGTCTTTAACACCTTCCCAAATTCTTGCTTTGGTCAGAACAACGGGGTGATCCAACTGACTGGCGTGGCCAGCCGCTACGTTGGTTTCGTTGTCGCCCTGATGCTGATCATTCTGGGGTTGTTCCCGGCAGTGGCCGGTATTGTGCAGCACATCCCTGAACCGGTGCTAGGCGGTGCCACCATTGTGATGTTCGGCACCATTGCCGCCTCTGGCGTGCGTATTGTTTCCCGCGAAACGCTGAACCGCCGTGCGATCATGATTATGGCTTTATCGCTGGCCGTAGGGATGGGAGTTTCACAGCAACCGCTGATCCTGCAATTTGCACCAGACTGGCTGAAAACACTGCTTTCTTCGGGTATTGCGGCCGGGGGTATTACCGCCATCATGCTGAACCTGCTGTTCCCACAGGAAAAATAA
- a CDS encoding AsmA family protein, with amino-acid sequence MKFIGKLLLTLLLLAVLAVVLLYVLGQTRWAAGWLSRWISDNSEYRLSVDKITHSWSNPEKITLEGVTLAQANQPQTLAAKQIDLAFSLRQITEPRYFSSVTLRDGTLNVKSQQGISLPIQADTLQLSNMALQSNDASWQLNAQKVNAGITPWQPTIAHVLGENNQFQFSAGSMTLNGIPASQVLVQGEIKQNQLLLSDFGADLAQGNLTGVASRAADGSWLIERLRLSNVRLQTPLTLEQFREQFTALPPITVKRFDLIDARLEGKEWAVNDLDLSLQNVTFQKGDWSSQDGSLSFNAGDLINGNFHLIDPIMNVQLSPAGVTITQFTTRWEGGLLRTSGHWLRANQRLQLDEVAMAALEYTLPINWHTLWLQPLPSWLAEVYISKLTTNRNLLIDINPDFPFQITALDGYGSNLLLAQDHQWGIWSGSLKLNGSDATFNKVDVRRPSLALDANTQQINVTELSAFMPDGLLDAKASVSQLPGKPFTLSFNGRSVPLNTLQQWGWQHVPLEGDGNLQLQLKGLLNNSAGPFKSSLQGHLQAASKEGQTVEQQLP; translated from the coding sequence ATGAAATTTATCGGAAAGCTGTTGCTGACGTTGTTGCTGCTGGCAGTACTCGCCGTGGTGTTGCTCTACGTTTTGGGGCAAACACGCTGGGCTGCTGGTTGGCTGAGCCGTTGGATCAGTGATAACAGTGAATATCGCCTGTCGGTGGACAAAATCACCCATTCATGGAGCAATCCAGAGAAAATCACTTTGGAAGGTGTCACTCTGGCCCAGGCTAACCAACCGCAAACGTTGGCCGCCAAGCAGATAGATCTGGCTTTCAGCCTGCGGCAGATCACCGAACCACGTTACTTCAGCAGCGTTACACTACGCGATGGGACGCTCAATGTAAAATCACAGCAGGGCATCTCCTTGCCGATACAGGCCGATACGCTGCAACTGAGTAATATGGCATTACAGTCCAACGATGCAAGCTGGCAGTTAAACGCGCAAAAGGTGAATGCCGGTATTACTCCCTGGCAGCCAACCATTGCCCATGTACTGGGTGAAAACAACCAGTTCCAGTTCAGCGCGGGCTCAATGACGCTCAATGGTATTCCTGCCTCGCAGGTGCTGGTACAAGGAGAAATCAAACAAAACCAATTGCTGTTGAGCGACTTCGGGGCTGATTTAGCTCAGGGAAATCTCACCGGCGTTGCCAGCCGGGCTGCTGACGGCAGTTGGTTGATAGAACGCCTACGTTTGAGCAATGTACGCCTGCAAACCCCTCTAACGCTGGAACAGTTCAGGGAGCAATTCACCGCTTTACCACCGATTACGGTGAAACGTTTTGATCTCATCGATGCGCGCCTGGAAGGGAAAGAGTGGGCGGTTAACGATCTCGATTTGTCACTGCAAAACGTCACGTTCCAGAAAGGTGACTGGAGTAGCCAAGATGGTTCACTCAGCTTTAACGCTGGCGATCTCATCAACGGCAACTTCCATCTGATCGATCCAATCATGAATGTGCAACTTTCCCCGGCCGGTGTCACCATTACGCAGTTCACTACCCGTTGGGAAGGTGGGCTGTTACGTACTTCCGGCCATTGGCTGCGTGCCAATCAACGGTTGCAACTTGATGAAGTGGCGATGGCCGCGCTGGAATATACATTGCCAATTAACTGGCATACGCTTTGGTTGCAACCGCTGCCAAGCTGGTTGGCAGAAGTGTATATCAGCAAATTGACCACCAACCGTAATCTGCTCATTGATATCAATCCAGATTTCCCATTCCAAATCACCGCGCTGGATGGCTACGGTAGCAACCTGCTGTTGGCGCAAGATCATCAGTGGGGCATCTGGTCCGGTTCATTGAAGCTTAACGGCAGCGACGCCACCTTCAATAAGGTTGACGTACGCCGTCCTTCTTTGGCGCTGGATGCCAATACACAGCAGATTAACGTTACTGAGTTAAGCGCGTTTATGCCTGATGGCCTCTTGGACGCCAAGGCTAGCGTCAGCCAGTTGCCCGGCAAGCCGTTCACGTTATCCTTTAATGGGCGTTCAGTGCCATTGAATACGTTACAGCAATGGGGGTGGCAGCATGTGCCGTTGGAAGGTGATGGCAACCTGCAATTACAATTGAAAGGGTTACTGAACAACAGCGCTGGGCCGTTTAAATCTTCATTGCAGGGCCATCTGCAAGCAGCCAGTAAAGAAGGGCAGACGGTAGAACAACAGTTGCCGTAA
- the fabY gene encoding fatty acid biosynthesis protein FabY, producing the protein MYHLRVPVTEQELREYYQFRWEMLRKPLHQPVGSEKDAYDAMAHHQMVVDENGKIVAIGRLYINADNEAAIRFLAVDPTVQDKGLGTLVAMTLESVARQEGVKRVVCSAREDAVDFFAKLGFVNQGEITAPQTTPVRHYLMIKPVATLDDILHRPDWCGQLQQAWYEHIPLSEKMGVRISQYTGQRFVTTMPEVGNQNPHHTLFAGSLFSLATLTAWGLIWLLLRERHLGGTIILADAHIRYSKPITGRPRAVADLSSLSGDLARLARGHRARVQANVDLFGDDDKGAVFEGTYMVLPVEPGQE; encoded by the coding sequence ATGTATCACTTACGAGTACCTGTCACAGAACAAGAACTGAGAGAGTATTACCAGTTTCGCTGGGAGATGCTGCGCAAACCGTTGCACCAGCCGGTGGGTTCGGAAAAAGATGCCTATGATGCCATGGCCCACCATCAGATGGTGGTGGATGAGAATGGTAAAATTGTTGCCATTGGCCGCTTGTATATCAATGCGGATAATGAAGCGGCTATCCGCTTTTTGGCGGTTGATCCCACAGTTCAAGACAAAGGCCTGGGCACGCTGGTGGCGATGACATTGGAATCCGTAGCGCGTCAGGAGGGGGTCAAACGGGTCGTCTGTAGCGCGCGTGAAGATGCCGTCGATTTCTTTGCCAAACTGGGTTTTGTCAATCAAGGTGAAATCACCGCACCACAAACTACGCCTGTTCGCCATTATCTGATGATTAAGCCGGTAGCAACGTTGGATGACATCCTGCATCGCCCTGACTGGTGCGGGCAATTGCAGCAAGCCTGGTACGAACATATTCCGCTTAGCGAAAAGATGGGGGTGCGCATCAGCCAGTATACAGGCCAGCGTTTTGTTACCACCATGCCGGAGGTAGGCAATCAGAACCCGCACCACACATTGTTCGCAGGCAGCCTGTTTTCATTGGCGACTTTGACCGCTTGGGGGTTGATCTGGCTGCTGCTGCGTGAGCGCCATCTGGGCGGCACCATTATTCTGGCGGATGCCCATATCCGTTACAGCAAACCGATCACTGGCCGCCCGCGAGCGGTGGCAGATCTCAGTTCACTCAGTGGCGATCTTGCTCGTTTAGCCCGTGGCCATCGTGCGCGCGTGCAGGCGAACGTTGATTTGTTTGGTGACGACGACAAAGGGGCGGTATTTGAAGGGACTTACATGGTGCTGCCTGTTGAGCCGGGCCAAGAGTGA
- the typA gene encoding ribosome-dependent GTPase TypA, which produces MIENLRNIAIIAHVDHGKTTLVDKLLQQSGTFGERAEATERVMDSNDLERERGITILAKNTAINWKDYRINIVDTPGHADFGGEVERVMSMVDSVLLVVDAMDGPMPQTRFVTKKAFANGLKPIVVINKVDRPGARPDWVVDQVFDLFVNLDATDEQLDFPIIYASALLGIAGADHNDMAEDMTPLYQAIVDHVSAPKVELDAPFQMQISQLDYNNYVGVIGIGRIKRGKVKPNQQITIIDSEGKTRNGKIGKVLTHMGLERIEAAVAEAGDIIAITGLGELNISDTICDVNAVEALPALSVDEPTVSMFFNVNTSPFCGKEGKFVTSRQILERLNKELVHNVALRVEETEDADAFRVSGRGELHLSVLIENMRREGFELAVSRPKVIFREIDGRKQEPFENVTLDIEEQHQGSVMQAMGERKADLKSMDPDGKGRVRLDYVIPSRGLIGFRNEFMTMTSGTGLLYSTFSHYDDVRQGEVGQRQNGVLISNGQGKAVAFALFGLQDRGKLFLGHGAEVYEGQIIGIHTRSNDLTVNCLTGKKLTNMRASGTDEATTLVPAIKMSLEQALEFIDDDELVEVTPISIRIRKRHLTENDRKRANRGPKEA; this is translated from the coding sequence GTGATCGAAAATTTGCGTAATATCGCCATTATTGCCCACGTTGACCATGGTAAAACCACGTTGGTTGACAAGTTGCTGCAACAATCCGGGACTTTCGGAGAGCGTGCGGAAGCAACTGAACGCGTAATGGACTCCAATGATTTGGAGAGAGAGCGTGGGATTACCATCCTCGCAAAAAACACCGCCATTAATTGGAAAGACTACCGCATCAACATCGTGGATACCCCAGGGCACGCCGATTTCGGCGGTGAGGTTGAGCGTGTGATGTCAATGGTCGACTCGGTGTTGCTGGTTGTGGATGCTATGGATGGCCCAATGCCGCAAACCCGTTTCGTGACCAAAAAAGCGTTCGCTAATGGTCTGAAACCGATCGTGGTTATCAACAAGGTTGACCGCCCTGGTGCGCGCCCGGACTGGGTAGTTGATCAGGTCTTCGATTTGTTTGTTAATCTGGATGCCACCGACGAACAGCTCGATTTCCCAATCATCTATGCTTCTGCTCTGCTGGGGATCGCGGGTGCTGATCATAATGACATGGCTGAAGACATGACCCCGCTGTATCAGGCGATTGTCGATCATGTATCTGCGCCAAAAGTTGAGCTGGATGCGCCATTCCAGATGCAGATTTCCCAGTTGGATTACAACAACTATGTTGGCGTAATCGGGATTGGCCGTATCAAGCGCGGCAAAGTGAAGCCTAACCAGCAGATCACCATCATAGACAGCGAAGGCAAAACCCGTAACGGTAAAATCGGTAAGGTTCTGACCCATATGGGCCTGGAGCGTATCGAAGCCGCCGTTGCCGAAGCGGGCGATATTATCGCCATTACCGGCCTGGGCGAACTGAACATCTCTGATACCATCTGTGATGTTAATGCGGTAGAAGCGCTGCCAGCATTGTCTGTTGATGAACCGACCGTAAGCATGTTCTTTAACGTCAATACCTCGCCGTTCTGTGGTAAAGAAGGCAAGTTCGTGACTTCACGTCAGATCCTTGAGCGTTTGAACAAAGAGCTGGTGCACAACGTTGCGTTGCGCGTTGAAGAAACTGAAGATGCAGATGCATTCCGTGTTTCGGGCCGTGGTGAACTTCACCTGTCGGTGTTGATTGAAAACATGCGCCGCGAAGGTTTCGAACTGGCAGTTTCCCGCCCGAAAGTCATCTTCCGTGAAATTGATGGCCGCAAGCAGGAGCCATTCGAAAACGTTACGCTGGATATCGAAGAGCAGCATCAGGGTTCTGTGATGCAGGCGATGGGTGAGCGTAAAGCGGATTTGAAAAGCATGGACCCAGATGGTAAAGGCCGCGTGCGTCTTGACTATGTGATCCCAAGCCGTGGTTTGATCGGTTTTCGTAATGAATTCATGACCATGACTTCTGGTACTGGTCTGTTGTACTCCACTTTCAGCCACTACGACGACGTGCGTCAAGGCGAAGTGGGCCAGCGTCAGAACGGTGTGTTGATCTCTAACGGCCAAGGCAAAGCGGTTGCATTTGCCCTGTTTGGTTTACAAGATCGCGGCAAGCTGTTCCTGGGCCATGGCGCAGAAGTGTATGAAGGCCAGATCATCGGTATTCACACACGTTCTAACGATCTGACGGTGAACTGCCTGACCGGTAAGAAACTGACCAACATGCGTGCTTCAGGTACTGATGAAGCCACAACGCTGGTTCCGGCCATCAAAATGTCTCTGGAGCAGGCTCTGGAATTCATTGATGACGACGAACTGGTCGAAGTGACGCCAATTTCGATTCGTATCCGTAAGCGTCACCTGACGGAAAACGATCGTAAGCGTGCGAACCGCGGCCCTAAAGAAGCTTAA
- a CDS encoding virulence factor BrkB family protein, translating into MLFFRRKKLPASFKPGITFGRLLMKRIDGDGLTMLAGHLAYVSLLSLVPLITVVFALFTAFPMFSDISIQLKNFIFSNLMPAAGNVIQRYLEQFVANSSRMTAVGICGLIVIALLLISSVDTVLNTIWRSKNKRPIVFSFAVYWMVLTLGPLLVGASMAISSYLLSLNWLTQTGVDSLIDQILSIFPLLLSWISFWLLYSIVPTVRVPPKDALIGALVAGVLFELGKKAFALYVTMFPSYQLIYGVLAVIPILFLWVYWSWCIVLLGAEITVTLGEYRLYQQQQTEQQQEEGHL; encoded by the coding sequence ATGTTGTTCTTCCGCCGAAAAAAGCTGCCTGCGTCGTTCAAACCTGGAATCACCTTCGGGCGGTTGCTGATGAAGCGTATTGATGGTGACGGCCTGACCATGCTGGCAGGCCATTTGGCCTATGTTTCTCTGCTTTCGTTAGTACCATTAATCACCGTGGTGTTTGCGCTGTTTACCGCCTTCCCGATGTTTTCTGATATCAGCATTCAACTGAAAAACTTTATTTTTTCCAACCTCATGCCTGCGGCGGGTAACGTGATCCAGCGTTACCTTGAACAGTTTGTTGCCAATTCCAGCAGGATGACGGCCGTGGGGATCTGCGGGCTGATTGTGATCGCTTTATTGCTGATTTCCTCGGTTGATACCGTGCTGAACACCATCTGGCGCAGCAAAAACAAACGCCCAATCGTTTTTTCATTTGCCGTTTACTGGATGGTGCTGACGCTGGGGCCGCTATTGGTCGGGGCCAGCATGGCCATCAGCTCTTATTTGTTATCACTTAACTGGCTGACACAAACCGGTGTTGACAGTCTGATCGATCAGATACTGAGCATCTTCCCTTTATTGCTCTCTTGGATCTCCTTTTGGTTGTTATACAGCATTGTCCCCACGGTGCGGGTGCCGCCCAAAGATGCGCTGATCGGTGCTTTGGTTGCCGGGGTGTTGTTTGAGCTAGGTAAGAAGGCATTTGCACTGTACGTCACTATGTTTCCGTCCTACCAGCTGATCTATGGCGTATTGGCGGTGATTCCGATTTTATTCCTATGGGTGTATTGGAGCTGGTGTATCGTGTTACTCGGTGCGGAAATTACCGTTACCTTGGGTGAATATCGCCTTTATCAGCAACAGCAAACAGAACAGCAGCAAGAAGAAGGGCATTTATGA
- the dtd gene encoding D-aminoacyl-tRNA deacylase — MIALIQRVLNASVTVGGETVGKIGPGLLVLLGVEAADNEQKAERLCERVLGYRIFGDENDKMNLNVQQAGGSVLVVSQFTLVADTQKGMRPSFSRGAVPQEAERLYQYFVGQCREHGVATQTGEFAADMQVALVNDGPVTFWLQV, encoded by the coding sequence ATGATTGCGTTGATTCAACGGGTGTTAAACGCCAGCGTAACGGTGGGGGGGGAAACGGTAGGCAAGATTGGCCCTGGTTTGTTAGTGTTATTGGGGGTTGAGGCTGCTGATAACGAACAAAAAGCCGAACGCCTTTGCGAGCGCGTACTGGGATACCGTATTTTTGGTGATGAGAACGACAAGATGAATCTCAATGTACAGCAAGCGGGGGGCAGTGTGCTGGTGGTATCACAGTTTACTCTGGTGGCCGATACCCAGAAAGGCATGCGCCCAAGCTTTTCGCGCGGTGCCGTGCCGCAGGAGGCAGAGCGGTTGTATCAGTATTTTGTCGGGCAGTGCCGTGAGCACGGCGTAGCAACCCAAACCGGCGAGTTTGCCGCAGATATGCAAGTGGCGTTGGTGAATGATGGGCCGGTGACGTTTTGGCTTCAGGTTTAA
- the yihX gene encoding glucose-1-phosphatase, with protein MLYIFDLGNVIVDIDFKRVLGVWSNLSGTPLAMLTDRFSMGEVFQQHERGEISDEDFAAKLCDEMGIALSFEQFATGWQAVFVALRPEVIDIMHRLRSEGHRVVVLSNTNRLHCNYWPQHYPQVAEAADHMYLSQDIGMRKPDANIYQHVLTAENTPADQAVFFDDVAVNVAAAEALGIKAVQVTDRQVIPAYFAQ; from the coding sequence ATGCTGTATATCTTTGATTTAGGTAATGTGATCGTCGATATCGATTTTAAACGTGTGCTGGGAGTATGGAGTAATCTGAGCGGTACACCGCTGGCGATGTTGACCGATCGTTTCAGCATGGGTGAGGTCTTCCAGCAGCACGAACGCGGTGAAATCAGCGACGAAGATTTTGCGGCCAAACTGTGTGATGAAATGGGGATTGCGCTTAGTTTCGAACAGTTTGCCACTGGCTGGCAGGCGGTGTTTGTCGCACTGCGCCCGGAAGTGATCGATATCATGCATCGCCTGCGCAGCGAAGGGCATCGCGTTGTGGTGTTGTCGAATACCAACCGTTTACACTGCAACTACTGGCCACAGCATTACCCGCAAGTTGCCGAAGCCGCCGATCATATGTATCTGTCGCAGGATATCGGTATGCGTAAACCCGATGCCAATATTTATCAGCATGTACTGACAGCAGAAAATACCCCGGCGGATCAGGCCGTGTTTTTCGATGATGTTGCCGTTAACGTGGCAGCGGCAGAGGCGCTGGGTATTAAAGCGGTGCAGGTTACCGATCGGCAGGTTATTCCGGCTTATTTCGCTCAATGA